One Nitrospiraceae bacterium DNA segment encodes these proteins:
- a CDS encoding acyloxyacyl hydrolase — MAVLATSVHAADPVPEITIGTQEVGLSAGYLLPERLTKHHVTKQQGPAFMPSWMITLTDPIGDSWYRGQVSIGAEVVYIQFQEPVLTHGVGFNPKIKYTFVADNRIRPYVEFAGGPFWTDLGNKIPEESSELNFILTAGVGISFFVTSQASINVGYRFQHFSNAGTSYPNYGINSSLPFGGFSYFF; from the coding sequence GTACTCGCCACGTCAGTTCATGCCGCCGACCCGGTTCCTGAGATCACCATAGGCACGCAAGAGGTCGGTCTCTCGGCCGGCTATCTTCTTCCCGAGCGATTGACCAAACATCACGTGACAAAGCAGCAAGGTCCCGCTTTCATGCCTTCCTGGATGATCACGCTGACCGATCCCATCGGTGACAGTTGGTATCGCGGTCAAGTCTCGATCGGCGCCGAGGTGGTGTATATCCAATTTCAGGAGCCGGTTCTCACGCACGGTGTCGGATTTAATCCGAAGATCAAGTACACGTTCGTAGCAGATAACCGAATCCGCCCCTATGTCGAATTTGCGGGAGGCCCCTTCTGGACTGATCTCGGCAACAAGATCCCTGAAGAATCCTCTGAACTAAACTTTATCTTAACCGCTGGCGTTGGAATTTCGTTTTTCGTTACGTCACAGGCCTCGATCAACGTCGGCTATCGCTTTCAACACTTCTCCAATGCCGGTACGAGTTACCCAAACTATGGAATCAACTCCAGCCTTCCATTTGGCGGATTTTCCTACTTTTTCTAG